In the genome of Raphanus sativus cultivar WK10039 chromosome 4, ASM80110v3, whole genome shotgun sequence, one region contains:
- the LOC130511532 gene encoding uncharacterized protein LOC130511532, with translation MNELWCEMMAAAEARAVWQRTANRYFVQEDSKRAPKLTTSSHSSSSSTKQVQEDPVSSPPPVVRPQNQPSSPGFMPLNIPLLLGHHIQEDLLLGWTVGWM, from the exons ATGAATG AGTTATGGTGTGAAATGATGGCAGCAGCAGAAGCAAGAGCAGTGTGGCAAAGAACAGCCAACCGTTACTTTGTCCAAGAAGACTCTAAAAGAGCTCCCAAGCTAACAACCTCTTCCcactcttcttcatcatcaacgaaacaggttcaagaagatcctgtctcttctcctcctcctgtTGTTCGTCCACAGAACCAACCATCTTCTCCAGGTTTCATGCCTCTGAATATTCCTCTTCTGTTGGGTCATCACATTCAAGAAGATTTGCTCCTGGGATGGACTGTTGGATGGATGTAG